The following proteins come from a genomic window of Elusimicrobiota bacterium:
- a CDS encoding DEAD/DEAH box helicase: MTKSISDILQQFRDEARSNRDLGDRFERLMVGFLKKDPIYSDLFSAVWLWGEWPERGNKPDVGIDIVAQERGSGDVWAIQCKFFDPAHTLQKADIDSFFTASGKAPFKKRLIISTTDNWSRHAEDACKNQQIPVSRLRVQDLDESPVDWAAVRPDRPTEIKFKDKKHLRPHQKEAHDKVIAGLKAADRGKLIMACGTGKTFTSLRIAETMAPAGGCVLFLVPSISLISQSVAEWAAEAETKFSFFAVCSDPKAGQSGEEEDISTHDLAFPAHTNPKLLGHQIEALRKIRKKNVTVIFSTYQSIEVVQESQDFGTPAFDLVICDEAHRTTGIERTEYDKAGASAFVLVHKPGFIKSKKRLYMTATPRIYDDVSKGKAKDADIVLYSMDDPSVYGEELYRLDFSEAVRRGLLSDYKVMVLAVDEKHVSKAFQSQIADRNKELNLDDVIKIVGCYNGLQKKILPVDGDGAAVMDQTPMRRAVAFSRSIKDSKKITELFEGIVKNYVGEKAAGSEEAEEGKYLRCEVDHVDGTHNALIRNKRLQWLKEDTTKNGNVCRILSNARCLSEGVNVPALDAVMFLNPRNSVVDVVQSVGRVMRKVEGKQYGYIILPVGIPADVSPEEALADNQKYKVVWQVLQALRAHDDRFNAMINQIDINKQRPGQIQIIGVGENKKGEKGPGAGGNVQAVFNFPHLEEWRDAIFAKIVVKCGNRRYWESWAQDVAKIAERNTTRIKALVETANSVHRKKFETFLNGLRKTLNPSISENDAIEMLSQHIITKPVFDALFEGYEFTKRNPVSKTMQKMLDLLEGQSLEKETEKLEKFYESVKERVRGIDNVEGKQKIIIELYDKFFKTAFPRMAERLGIVYTPVEVVDFILKSADAALREEFGVGLSDKDVHVLDPFTGTGTFIVRLLQSGIIKEKDLMRKYRDELHANEIILLAYYIAAINIEEAYHGRAKADYEPFEGIVLTDTFQLSEGKGAFEDPNFQVNSERADKQNRRDIRVIVGNPPYSAGQTSQNDNNQNLKYPGLDQRIANTYAANARSTNINSLYDSYIRALRWASDRVKDKGIICFVSNAGFIDGNAMSGLRKCVRDEFSAVYCFNLRGNQRTSGELSRKEGGKIFGSGSRAQIAITLFVKNPKKNGHAKINYHDIGDYLTREEKLKIISEFGDIGNIPWEPIAPNKNQDWINQRNEAFEKFIPLGIKEDKGSQSTESVFVTYSRGIATSRDAWAYNFSEKKLASKMSRMIENFNEQVRGFQKRKDSKQTAQGFINTDPNKISWSRGLISDVEKNKPGVFEKKAVRSAVYRPFTKQYLYFHRQFNDMVYRMPIFFPEADKKNLAICVTGVGTTKEFSALITNEIPDIQLLANGQCFPLNFFAEADGNEGELNFNNKKEGAQPNISNFAFKGFKERYQEQTIEREDIFYYTYGILHSGEYRNRFASDLNKAMPRIPFAKDFWAFSKAGRKLAELHLGYENIKHYPVKVANKELALDSARLYEVQKMRFGKNAGGEDKTVIQYNSHITITGIPLEAYEYVVNGKSAIEWVMERYQVSQDPDSGIVNDPNDWAREHEDPQYILNLLKRVVTVSVETMKIVKSLPPLEERT, translated from the coding sequence ATGACCAAATCCATCAGCGATATTCTCCAGCAGTTCCGCGATGAGGCCCGAAGCAATCGGGACCTGGGGGATCGCTTTGAGCGATTGATGGTGGGGTTTTTGAAAAAGGATCCGATCTATTCGGATTTGTTTTCTGCGGTGTGGTTATGGGGGGAGTGGCCGGAGCGAGGGAATAAGCCGGATGTTGGGATTGATATCGTGGCCCAGGAGCGGGGGAGTGGGGATGTTTGGGCGATTCAGTGTAAGTTTTTTGATCCGGCACACACCCTTCAAAAAGCGGACATCGATTCATTTTTCACAGCGTCGGGGAAGGCACCGTTTAAGAAGCGGCTTATTATTTCCACGACGGATAATTGGAGCAGGCACGCCGAGGATGCGTGTAAGAACCAGCAAATACCGGTAAGTCGGTTGCGGGTGCAAGATTTGGACGAGAGTCCGGTGGATTGGGCGGCGGTGCGGCCGGATCGACCAACGGAAATAAAATTCAAGGACAAAAAACACCTTCGCCCCCATCAAAAAGAAGCCCACGACAAAGTCATCGCCGGGTTAAAAGCGGCTGACCGTGGGAAACTGATCATGGCTTGCGGGACGGGGAAAACTTTCACCTCTCTGCGGATCGCGGAAACGATGGCGCCCGCTGGGGGATGCGTGCTGTTTTTGGTCCCTTCGATCTCGCTCATTTCGCAATCCGTGGCGGAATGGGCGGCTGAGGCGGAAACCAAGTTTAGTTTCTTTGCGGTATGTTCCGATCCCAAGGCCGGGCAATCGGGGGAGGAAGAGGATATTTCCACCCACGATCTTGCTTTCCCGGCGCACACCAACCCAAAGTTGTTGGGGCATCAGATCGAAGCCCTGCGGAAAATTCGGAAGAAAAACGTCACGGTTATCTTTTCAACTTACCAATCCATTGAGGTGGTTCAGGAGTCACAAGACTTTGGGACACCGGCTTTTGATTTAGTGATTTGCGACGAAGCGCATCGAACAACGGGGATTGAAAGAACGGAATACGACAAGGCAGGGGCGTCGGCATTTGTATTGGTTCACAAGCCGGGTTTCATCAAATCGAAAAAGCGGCTTTATATGACGGCGACGCCGCGGATTTATGACGATGTCTCAAAAGGGAAAGCCAAAGATGCGGATATTGTCCTCTATTCCATGGATGATCCATCGGTTTATGGGGAAGAGCTGTATCGGCTCGACTTTTCGGAAGCGGTGCGGCGGGGGTTGTTGTCGGATTATAAGGTGATGGTGTTGGCGGTGGATGAAAAGCATGTGTCCAAGGCGTTTCAGAGCCAGATTGCGGACAGGAACAAAGAATTGAATTTGGATGATGTGATTAAAATTGTCGGCTGTTATAACGGGTTGCAGAAGAAGATCCTTCCGGTAGACGGCGATGGGGCGGCGGTGATGGACCAGACGCCGATGCGCCGTGCGGTGGCGTTTAGTCGGTCGATTAAGGACTCGAAGAAGATTACGGAGCTTTTTGAAGGAATCGTGAAGAATTACGTGGGAGAGAAGGCGGCGGGGTCTGAAGAGGCGGAGGAAGGGAAATATTTGAGGTGCGAAGTGGATCACGTGGACGGGACGCACAACGCGTTGATCCGAAACAAGCGGTTGCAATGGCTAAAAGAAGACACGACAAAGAATGGGAATGTTTGCCGGATTTTGAGCAATGCGCGTTGTTTGTCGGAAGGCGTAAATGTTCCCGCGTTGGACGCGGTGATGTTTTTGAACCCCAGGAACTCGGTTGTGGATGTTGTGCAGTCCGTGGGGCGGGTGATGCGCAAGGTGGAGGGGAAACAATACGGGTACATCATTCTGCCGGTGGGGATACCGGCGGACGTGAGCCCAGAGGAGGCCTTGGCAGACAATCAAAAATACAAAGTGGTCTGGCAGGTGTTGCAAGCGTTGCGGGCGCACGATGACCGCTTTAACGCGATGATCAACCAGATCGACATCAATAAACAGCGACCGGGGCAAATACAGATCATTGGAGTGGGGGAGAATAAAAAGGGGGAAAAGGGCCCAGGGGCGGGTGGGAATGTCCAGGCTGTTTTTAACTTCCCCCACCTGGAAGAATGGCGGGACGCCATCTTTGCAAAAATTGTGGTGAAGTGCGGGAACCGGCGGTATTGGGAAAGTTGGGCGCAGGATGTGGCAAAAATTGCGGAGCGGAACACAACGCGGATTAAAGCTCTGGTGGAGACGGCGAACTCCGTCCACCGGAAAAAGTTTGAAACCTTTTTAAACGGATTACGGAAAACCCTAAACCCGAGCATTAGTGAAAACGACGCCATTGAAATGTTGTCCCAGCACATCATCACAAAGCCCGTGTTTGACGCGCTTTTTGAGGGTTATGAGTTTACAAAACGGAACCCTGTTTCAAAGACCATGCAGAAGATGCTGGACCTTTTGGAAGGGCAAAGCCTAGAGAAAGAAACGGAGAAATTAGAAAAGTTTTACGAAAGCGTGAAAGAGCGCGTGCGAGGGATCGACAACGTCGAGGGAAAGCAAAAAATCATTATCGAGCTTTATGACAAGTTTTTCAAAACGGCGTTCCCCCGAATGGCGGAAAGGTTGGGGATTGTTTACACGCCGGTGGAAGTGGTTGATTTTATTTTGAAAAGCGCGGACGCAGCGCTTCGCGAGGAATTCGGAGTGGGGCTGTCGGACAAAGACGTGCATGTGCTTGACCCGTTTACCGGGACGGGGACGTTTATTGTTCGGCTTTTGCAGAGTGGGATTATCAAAGAAAAGGATTTGATGCGGAAATACCGGGACGAGTTGCACGCCAACGAAATTATTCTGCTGGCCTATTACATTGCGGCCATAAACATTGAGGAAGCCTATCATGGGCGGGCAAAGGCGGATTACGAGCCGTTTGAGGGGATCGTACTGACCGACACGTTCCAGTTGTCGGAGGGCAAGGGGGCGTTTGAAGACCCCAATTTCCAGGTGAACAGCGAGCGGGCGGACAAACAAAACCGGCGGGATATTCGGGTGATTGTGGGGAACCCCCCCTATTCCGCTGGGCAAACCAGCCAGAACGACAACAACCAAAATCTCAAATACCCAGGGTTGGACCAGCGAATAGCCAATACCTACGCGGCCAACGCGCGATCGACGAACATCAACAGCCTTTACGACTCGTACATACGGGCTCTTCGGTGGGCGAGCGACCGGGTGAAAGACAAAGGAATAATTTGTTTTGTGAGCAACGCCGGTTTTATTGATGGGAACGCGATGAGCGGGTTAAGGAAGTGTGTGCGGGATGAGTTTAGCGCTGTCTATTGTTTTAACTTGCGTGGAAATCAAAGAACGTCGGGGGAGTTGTCGAGAAAAGAAGGTGGGAAAATATTCGGTTCGGGGAGCCGCGCACAAATCGCCATCACGCTGTTCGTGAAAAATCCGAAGAAGAATGGGCACGCGAAAATAAATTATCACGACATTGGGGATTATTTAACGCGGGAAGAGAAACTGAAGATTATTTCGGAATTTGGCGACATCGGGAATATCCCCTGGGAACCGATAGCCCCGAACAAGAACCAGGATTGGATCAACCAACGGAATGAAGCCTTTGAGAAGTTTATTCCACTGGGAATAAAAGAAGATAAGGGCAGTCAAAGCACTGAATCTGTTTTCGTCACATACTCAAGGGGCATTGCCACAAGCCGGGATGCTTGGGCCTATAACTTCTCTGAAAAGAAGTTGGCCAGCAAAATGTCCCGCATGATTGAGAATTTTAATGAGCAGGTGAGGGGTTTCCAAAAAAGAAAAGATTCAAAACAAACGGCTCAGGGATTCATCAATACTGACCCGAACAAAATCAGCTGGTCGAGAGGGCTTATTTCCGATGTGGAAAAGAATAAACCCGGGGTATTCGAAAAGAAAGCGGTCCGGAGTGCGGTTTATCGGCCGTTTACAAAACAATACCTATATTTTCACCGGCAATTTAACGACATGGTTTATCGAATGCCAATCTTTTTCCCCGAAGCTGACAAAAAGAATTTAGCGATTTGTGTGACGGGGGTAGGGACAACCAAAGAATTTTCAGCTTTGATCACGAATGAAATTCCAGACATTCAATTATTGGCAAACGGCCAGTGTTTTCCTCTAAATTTCTTTGCTGAAGCCGATGGAAATGAAGGGGAGTTAAATTTCAATAATAAAAAGGAGGGAGCACAACCAAACATTAGTAATTTTGCTTTTAAAGGCTTTAAAGAGCGATATCAAGAACAAACGATTGAGCGGGAGGACATTTTCTATTACACGTATGGCATTTTGCATTCGGGAGAGTATAGGAATCGATTTGCTTCCGACCTAAATAAAGCGATGCCAAGGATCCCGTTCGCGAAGGACTTTTGGGCTTTTAGCAAAGCGGGGCGCAAGTTGGCGGAATTGCATTTGGGGTATGAGAACATAAAACACTATCCGGTGAAGGTGGCGAATAAAGAATTGGCGCTGGATTCGGCTCGTCTCTACGAGGTTCAAAAAATGCGGTTTGGCAAAAATGCCGGTGGCGAGGACAAAACGGTTATTCAATATAACAGCCATATCACCATCACCGGCATTCCCCTGGAAGCCTATGAATACGTTGTTAATGGTAAATCCGCGATTGAATGGGTGATGGAGCGCTACCAAGTAAGCCAAGATCCGGACAGCGGGATTGTGAACGACCCTAATGATTGGGCGAGGGAGCACGAGGATCCGCAATATATTCTCAACCTGTTGAAACGGGTTGTGACGGTGAGCGTGGAAACGATGAAAATTGTGAAATCACTCCCCCCGCTGGAAGAACGAACCTGA
- a CDS encoding AAA family ATPase → MAGIWGGFKKALGVEPQEVKDLEQKALRRQNRPVKAPTKPRRPSIEVTPEYTEIMRWLNAKAPLVFVTGKAGTGKSTFIQYLRDCFPENMAVVAPTGVAALNVGGATIHSFFRLPPRIATDDDIHLVRDRRLYRKLKLLVIDEISMVRADVVDAMDQFLKLNREVQEPFGGVQVVMVGDLFQLPPVVQAIERDVLAQMAYQSPYFFSAKVLKSGSMVTKELTKIYRQSEEEFIRLLNRVRVGDVDEEALNKINGLSENGEAREGVITLCATNRVADAINDEELKKIESEEKTFMGSVTGKFALEETKLPSPLNLTVKVGAQVMFTKNDETKRWVNGTVGKVVELKDESATVEILDGTGRAYEVGPVEWETFKYELKDEAIKPVSMGKYTQLPLMLAWAVTIHKSQGKTLDKVRIDLGSGAFDYGQVYVALSRCKAMSGISLAKPMNKNDIRCDPVIKRFYEALNERGKPGLAR, encoded by the coding sequence ATGGCCGGAATTTGGGGGGGGTTCAAAAAGGCGCTCGGAGTTGAGCCGCAGGAAGTAAAAGATTTGGAACAGAAGGCCCTTCGGCGACAAAACCGACCGGTGAAGGCACCGACGAAACCGCGACGCCCCTCCATTGAAGTAACTCCCGAATACACGGAAATTATGCGGTGGTTGAACGCCAAAGCCCCCTTAGTGTTTGTGACGGGGAAGGCGGGGACTGGCAAATCGACATTTATCCAATACCTGCGGGATTGCTTCCCCGAAAATATGGCGGTGGTGGCCCCAACGGGAGTGGCGGCCTTGAATGTGGGGGGAGCGACGATCCATTCCTTTTTTCGGTTGCCGCCGCGGATTGCCACGGATGACGATATCCATCTGGTAAGAGATCGGCGGCTGTATCGAAAACTAAAACTTTTGGTGATTGATGAGATCTCCATGGTGCGGGCCGATGTGGTGGATGCGATGGATCAATTTTTGAAATTGAACCGGGAAGTGCAGGAGCCGTTTGGAGGGGTGCAGGTGGTGATGGTTGGGGATCTGTTTCAGTTGCCGCCGGTGGTGCAGGCCATTGAAAGGGACGTTTTGGCTCAAATGGCGTACCAGAGCCCGTATTTTTTCAGCGCGAAGGTTTTGAAGAGCGGGTCAATGGTGACGAAGGAATTGACGAAAATATATCGACAATCCGAGGAAGAGTTTATCCGCCTATTGAACCGAGTCCGGGTTGGGGATGTGGACGAGGAGGCGTTGAACAAAATCAATGGCCTGAGTGAAAACGGGGAAGCGCGGGAAGGCGTGATCACCCTTTGCGCAACAAACCGGGTGGCGGACGCCATTAACGACGAGGAATTGAAAAAGATTGAGTCGGAAGAAAAAACGTTTATGGGCAGCGTGACGGGAAAATTTGCGTTGGAAGAAACCAAACTTCCGTCCCCATTGAATTTGACGGTGAAAGTGGGCGCGCAGGTGATGTTTACGAAAAATGATGAAACCAAACGCTGGGTGAATGGAACGGTGGGAAAAGTGGTCGAATTAAAAGACGAGTCGGCCACCGTTGAGATTTTGGACGGAACAGGCCGGGCTTACGAAGTGGGGCCGGTGGAATGGGAAACGTTTAAATACGAGCTCAAGGATGAGGCGATCAAGCCTGTTTCCATGGGGAAGTACACGCAACTGCCCCTGATGTTGGCGTGGGCGGTGACGATTCACAAAAGCCAGGGGAAGACGCTCGACAAGGTCCGGATCGACTTGGGATCGGGCGCCTTCGATTATGGGCAGGTGTATGTGGCGTTGAGCCGATGCAAGGCGATGAGTGGAATTTCATTGGCAAAACCAATGAACAAAAACGACATTCGATGTGATCCTGTGATAAAAAGGTTTTATGAGGCATTGAATGAAAGAGGAAAGCCGGGTTTGGCGCGGTAA
- a CDS encoding recombinase family protein, giving the protein MQAKRPTLTRCAIYTRVSTDQQAEVEFNSCEAQEDRIRSFIDSQEGYTVAQVYLDPGYSGANTNRPALQTLLADIVAGRIDMVITYKIDRLTRSPRDFYQLIEIFEKHGVGFISVTERFDTSTPAGRLLRNIMLTFAQFERELASERIRDKCAQRAQRGLTNGGLPPVGYTKEGGRLEIEPKRAATVRFIFEKYVETRCAHQVTIALRDKWHDRRLPDSFVLRVLKNPVVTGKVLYKGKLYPGQHKAIISEELFNHAQAIMAEPTRKSRLPSSPYHDLPYAGLIQCVECGSTMSPSHTDKLRPTGRQRYFYYRCTSTNHRGWNACGTRQISADRLDDMIFRNLLRISMDPLHVKNHMAALKNVLHNPYPKGIEPRPLSDALTPEIAQKSLQAYVKSCARKTGIEKALAVRQGIEKVFYSKEMISVRFRCGATVVGNAAPNEPISSADSSVTTASNSAVQKSERPAPEMETSPSLKLERMQNVEQIRAAANF; this is encoded by the coding sequence ATGCAAGCCAAAAGGCCGACATTGACCCGTTGCGCGATTTACACCCGTGTTTCGACGGATCAACAGGCGGAGGTCGAGTTCAACTCCTGCGAAGCCCAAGAGGACCGCATCCGTTCTTTCATCGACAGCCAAGAGGGCTACACCGTGGCTCAAGTCTATTTGGATCCCGGCTACTCGGGGGCGAACACCAACCGCCCAGCCCTTCAGACGCTCTTGGCCGATATCGTAGCTGGGCGCATAGATATGGTGATCACTTACAAAATCGATCGACTGACCCGCTCCCCCCGCGACTTTTATCAATTGATTGAGATTTTTGAAAAGCACGGCGTCGGGTTCATTTCCGTTACAGAGCGCTTCGACACGTCCACCCCGGCAGGACGACTGCTCCGCAATATCATGCTGACCTTTGCGCAGTTCGAGCGGGAACTGGCCTCCGAGCGCATCCGGGACAAATGCGCTCAAAGAGCGCAACGGGGGCTCACCAACGGCGGCCTTCCTCCTGTCGGCTATACGAAAGAAGGGGGTCGGCTTGAAATTGAACCAAAGCGGGCCGCCACTGTCCGCTTCATCTTTGAGAAGTACGTGGAGACCCGTTGCGCCCACCAAGTCACGATCGCCCTGCGCGACAAGTGGCACGACCGGCGACTCCCGGATTCGTTTGTCCTCCGGGTCCTAAAAAACCCCGTGGTCACCGGGAAGGTCCTCTACAAGGGGAAACTGTATCCTGGCCAACACAAAGCCATTATTTCAGAGGAGTTGTTCAACCACGCCCAGGCAATTATGGCCGAACCGACGCGAAAATCCCGTCTGCCATCCTCGCCCTACCATGACCTGCCCTATGCCGGGCTGATTCAATGCGTGGAATGCGGGTCCACCATGAGCCCTTCGCATACCGACAAATTACGTCCAACCGGTCGGCAGCGCTATTTTTACTATCGTTGCACCAGTACTAACCACCGGGGATGGAACGCCTGCGGCACCCGTCAAATCAGCGCCGACCGATTGGACGATATGATTTTTAGGAATTTGCTGCGCATTTCAATGGACCCGCTCCATGTAAAAAACCACATGGCCGCCCTCAAAAACGTGTTGCACAATCCCTACCCAAAGGGGATCGAACCACGCCCCCTTTCGGACGCATTGACCCCCGAAATCGCCCAAAAAAGCCTACAGGCATATGTAAAATCGTGCGCGCGCAAAACCGGGATCGAAAAAGCGTTGGCGGTTCGGCAGGGGATCGAGAAGGTGTTTTATTCGAAGGAGATGATCTCGGTCCGCTTTCGGTGCGGAGCGACTGTCGTCGGAAATGCGGCCCCAAACGAGCCGATTTCTTCCGCCGATTCTTCCGTTACGACGGCTTCAAATTCCGCGGTTCAAAAATCAGAAAGGCCCGCCCCCGAAATGGAGACGAGCCCTTCCTTGAAGTTGGAACGAATGCAAAATGTGGAGCAAATTAGAGCGGCCGCCAACTTTTGA
- a CDS encoding ATP-dependent endonuclease, translating into MRIAKIRVANFRSILDATLECGPLTILIGCNGAGKSSFLQALRMFMETSTSFVPTNEDFYNRDQTKEILIEVTFCDLANDEKAEFKSYLDKNETLVVQKRFPGGEYYGQTFGCAELEPVREKIRQKASKVSDHAQVLKSLVDTGKFPGLQAVTRNIDEELKRWEGENVSRCSQYFRAGEFQGPQNIAGGKVKGRTQFVYIPPVREADLDASGVGKQTPLGALVTPLLTAMTERNADIAKVKAEVQKGYDEYRTMVQGAGEKETLEKELTSVLRRYDQETSATVQLQLDPEIPLPPPKPSVWLKEDGFDGEVSRKGHGLQRLFIFSILELYEKSRKGPVDNGEGKGILLAIEEPELYQHPARSRAISRIFKELCFPQGKTNFPFQILLTTHSPYFIDLEKFDGIRRIEKADSGREGPMQTVVHKTDLKIVGQKVTEALGEKTEVTDSSAWARMRANMGLKGSEALFAEGIILVEGVEDEAILSACADHHKVSLDAEGIAILPVEGKNKLPWLLVLCRELNIKTYTIFDADIDKVEKKKEKEKDKDLALNNGLLKLLGHSPNRQLETLVTPAGCVWKTNFADEVKADFGEAEWESAFKKACDEFGIEAARGKKKFALLYRTAETLLSSGKQPAQLENLWSAISQYFNFPGMKSPGN; encoded by the coding sequence ATGAGAATCGCAAAAATTCGGGTAGCCAATTTCCGATCCATTCTTGATGCCACTCTGGAATGCGGGCCGTTGACTATCCTCATAGGGTGTAATGGTGCCGGAAAATCATCCTTTCTTCAGGCATTGCGGATGTTTATGGAAACATCCACCTCTTTTGTTCCCACAAACGAAGATTTTTATAATCGAGACCAGACCAAAGAAATCCTCATTGAGGTAACTTTTTGTGATCTGGCTAACGATGAAAAGGCGGAATTTAAGAGCTATCTCGATAAGAATGAAACCCTCGTTGTTCAAAAACGGTTTCCAGGGGGGGAGTACTACGGTCAAACCTTCGGTTGTGCCGAACTCGAGCCTGTGAGAGAAAAAATACGGCAAAAAGCATCTAAAGTTTCCGACCATGCCCAAGTATTGAAAAGTTTGGTTGATACTGGGAAGTTCCCGGGATTGCAGGCCGTCACAAGGAACATTGATGAAGAACTGAAACGCTGGGAAGGGGAAAACGTTTCAAGATGCTCGCAATATTTTAGGGCCGGGGAATTCCAGGGGCCACAGAATATTGCAGGTGGGAAGGTCAAGGGGCGGACGCAGTTCGTTTATATTCCTCCGGTCCGGGAGGCGGATCTGGATGCATCTGGGGTGGGGAAGCAGACCCCCCTGGGCGCACTTGTGACACCCCTCTTAACGGCCATGACCGAACGCAACGCAGACATCGCTAAGGTCAAGGCGGAGGTCCAGAAAGGATACGATGAATATCGAACGATGGTTCAGGGCGCAGGTGAAAAGGAAACGTTGGAGAAAGAGCTGACCAGTGTTTTGCGTCGATATGATCAAGAAACTTCGGCTACCGTTCAGCTCCAATTGGATCCGGAAATTCCTCTGCCTCCTCCGAAACCAAGCGTTTGGCTTAAAGAAGATGGCTTTGACGGTGAAGTCTCCCGGAAAGGCCATGGGCTCCAAAGGCTTTTCATCTTTTCGATCCTGGAACTCTACGAAAAGAGCAGGAAAGGCCCGGTGGATAATGGAGAGGGAAAGGGGATACTCCTGGCGATTGAAGAACCTGAGCTTTATCAACACCCAGCACGGTCCAGAGCAATTTCCAGGATTTTCAAAGAACTTTGCTTTCCCCAAGGAAAAACAAATTTTCCGTTTCAAATTCTTCTGACAACACATTCCCCCTATTTCATTGACTTAGAAAAGTTTGACGGTATACGAAGAATTGAGAAAGCAGATTCTGGCCGAGAAGGCCCGATGCAAACTGTGGTCCACAAGACGGATCTGAAGATCGTGGGACAAAAGGTGACTGAGGCCCTGGGCGAAAAGACAGAAGTCACAGATTCCAGCGCATGGGCCAGGATGAGAGCCAATATGGGGTTGAAGGGGAGCGAGGCGCTTTTTGCGGAGGGGATCATCCTGGTCGAAGGGGTCGAGGATGAAGCGATATTAAGCGCCTGCGCGGATCATCACAAGGTTTCACTGGACGCTGAAGGCATCGCCATTCTTCCCGTCGAAGGAAAGAATAAGTTGCCATGGCTTTTGGTCCTTTGCCGAGAACTGAACATTAAAACCTATACAATTTTCGATGCAGACATAGATAAAGTAGAAAAGAAGAAAGAGAAGGAGAAGGATAAAGATTTGGCTTTGAACAATGGACTTCTTAAGTTACTAGGGCACTCACCAAACAGACAATTAGAGACTCTTGTCACTCCAGCCGGATGCGTCTGGAAGACAAACTTCGCCGATGAAGTAAAGGCGGATTTCGGAGAGGCTGAATGGGAGTCTGCTTTCAAAAAGGCCTGCGATGAATTCGGAATCGAAGCAGCGCGTGGAAAAAAGAAATTTGCCTTACTCTATCGAACAGCCGAAACCCTCCTTTCCAGTGGGAAACAGCCTGCACAACTTGAAAATCTGTGGTCTGCGATTAGCCAGTATTTTAATTTTCCTGGGATGAAGTCGCCAGGCAATTAA
- a CDS encoding DUF4268 domain-containing protein, translating to MAKESLGELTAVDLREVWEDEARDFTPWLARPENIAALSRQLGDLELEVEGVEVPVGVFKSDIVALDTLTNTKVIIENQLDKTNHDHLGKIITYASGLGAGIVVWISREFTEEHRQAIDFLNEKVAPNMRFYGIEMKLLKIGNSLPAPDFRVVARPNEYVASVNSEKRGMTETKALYLDFWNGFKDHCTKTKTSLSLRKPRPQHWYSIAVGRSKFQISLTASTMYNRIGCEIYIRGVNAKKAFKLLEQDRNGIEEITGKLEWQELKDGQDCRIVQYRQNVNIGEKTSWIDAFDWLKGEAETFFKAFSQRIKTLPIKDEDEDGEEKE from the coding sequence GTGGCAAAGGAAAGTTTAGGCGAATTGACGGCTGTTGATTTGCGGGAGGTCTGGGAAGACGAGGCGCGGGATTTTACGCCCTGGCTGGCCCGACCTGAAAACATTGCCGCCCTTTCTAGGCAATTGGGTGATCTGGAGCTTGAGGTGGAGGGCGTGGAGGTCCCCGTGGGGGTCTTTAAATCCGACATCGTTGCCCTTGATACGCTTACAAACACAAAGGTCATCATTGAAAACCAGTTGGATAAGACAAACCATGACCATCTTGGGAAAATTATCACATACGCCTCCGGGTTGGGTGCGGGTATCGTCGTATGGATTTCGCGTGAATTCACCGAAGAACATCGCCAGGCGATTGATTTCCTGAACGAAAAGGTCGCCCCGAACATGCGTTTCTATGGGATCGAAATGAAATTGTTGAAAATAGGAAATTCCCTCCCAGCCCCCGATTTCCGGGTGGTAGCCCGTCCGAATGAATACGTGGCTTCAGTGAATTCCGAAAAGAGGGGAATGACAGAGACGAAAGCCCTTTATCTGGATTTCTGGAATGGCTTTAAGGACCATTGCACGAAAACGAAAACGAGCCTTAGCCTTCGAAAACCCAGGCCCCAGCATTGGTACTCCATCGCGGTTGGTCGGAGCAAGTTTCAGATCAGTTTGACGGCAAGCACCATGTATAACCGAATCGGTTGCGAGATTTACATCCGAGGCGTCAATGCCAAAAAGGCTTTCAAGTTGTTGGAGCAAGACCGGAATGGGATCGAGGAAATTACGGGAAAGCTGGAGTGGCAAGAATTGAAAGATGGGCAAGATTGCCGGATTGTCCAATATCGGCAGAATGTCAATATTGGTGAAAAAACGTCTTGGATCGATGCCTTCGATTGGCTTAAGGGGGAGGCAGAGACATTTTTCAAGGCCTTCTCCCAAAGGATAAAGACGTTGCCTATCAAGGATGAGGACGAGGATGGAGAAGAAAAAGAATGA